ACACTCACTTCCTTACGGTCCATGTTGTATGCTATCAGCTCACAGGTCAACTGCTGTAAAAAGAAAAGCACATTACAATCTTGATGAATGTCTACCACTTGATACTCTGGAGTGACTCTTGTTTCTCCAAAGACATCCAAAGAGTTCACAGTGCTCTTCAACACCCATTCCTGTGTATCATAATCCTGAAGAACCCATGTGGATAGTTTGTCGTTATTTTTATCAGCAGAATCTATAGTCACGCAATGTAGGTGCCCTTGGGATTGACCTAAATAACATGTAATGCTGTGCCTTTGGCTCTCATCAGCCATACGTAGCATAGTGATCATCCTTCTTGCCTTCCCTTGTACATCTACAGCAAGTATGTGCTTTCCATCTGAGCCCCAAACTATCAAATGTAGGAAGCTATTAACAAAGGCGCACTGATAGACAGCATCTAGTGTAAACTGATGATGCCACCCTTCCAATTGTCCTTGCTCTTTTTGTTCATCAATTTGGTTTTGACTCCAGGTCCCAGTTTCAGACGAGTAAACATGCAACAACACTACATCCTCGTGCATACAAGGCATCGGGAAATGCACATCAGGCATCTGGAACTGGACCAAGTGAAAGTGAGAGGATACGGCCGGATCGAAAGCCAAATAGGTGTGGATTATTCCTTCACAAGAGCCACAAGCAGGCACAGCTGACCATTGCCTTGTGGTCGGGTTGCACACGATGTAGCCTTCAGACGACTCCTGATGCTGCCTGAAAAGGATAAGCCCGTTGCAGGAATGCAACATGAAGGCCGCGATCCCAGTCATTTCCGTCAGGAAGGAGAAGCAAGTGTCGATGTCCAGAGGCACGGATCTCACTGTGAGGTCGGTGAAACTGTAACTGAAACTGATACAGCCATTGTCAACCTCGGAGTCGGAGACCTCGGACGTCTGGACGAACAGTCCTTGCATGGGTTGGCGGAGCTTCTTACGGTTGTCAGGGTCGGCGATGAGGTCGCACCAGGCCTTGGAGACGCACTTGAAGCGACAGACGGACTTGGCAGGGACGCGGGAGAGGATCTCCACCAGGGGATCGTCAGGGAGGACGGTCACCGCGCCGGCGCTCATCTTGAAGTAGCCCGCCTCCATGCCTCCCTCCGAGAGCAATCTGTGTGAAAAGCGGGGACCGAGCGAGATGGAGGTGTGAGGGGATGCGAGGGGGAAAATGCAGCAATGGGGAGGAAAAGAGGGGCTTACCAGACACTGGAGATGGACGCGGTCAAGGGCGCCGGCGCAGGGCGGTGCCGAGGCTGAAGATCGAATTCGATTCGAATGGGGATTTGGGGGATTTCTGAACCCTAGGAGCCGCTCGAACTTGAGCTCGTCAGCTCGGTGTCCGTGGAGCCGAGAGGCTGGCTGCGGCTGGAGCAAGCAAATGAGCACTCGGTGGAGTGTGGACAAATGAGCAAATGAGTTTGGGCTTCATGTAAACTAGCAGGAACCCCGCGGCAAATGCCGCGGGTGCTAGGCATAAATAACAGGTAATCTTGGAAGAATCGACAAATTCATTGATTGTTATCATCTAAAAGGAGCAGCAGAACAACAAACACATAAATATATATTCTGTAATTGAAATATTAAGAAATTCTGAAAGTAGATTACAAAAATAGAAATCAATTGTTGTGGGGAGCCTGTCGTTTAAATGTCAATTTCAAAAAGTCAAAATCGCATATAAACAGATTATCTATAGGTACAACCTAAGCCCTATTCTTTCTGTTTGAAGTAGATGAAACATCAGAGTTCAAAGCGCACTATGATTATATGCAACATGGGCAGCACCACTCTTTGCTTGTCGAAGAAAGATCTgcgggaaaaaaaagaaaagctaTCACAGTGGTCAACAGATATAATGAGTTAACTGAGTGACTATGAGAGTTGTGTCATTGAATAGACCTTTAGGTGGGTTCATATTGCATAGAAGCATTAAGCGAACGCCTATCTTTAGTTTGGAAGTGGTGTTGTGGTGGTCTGGCTATGCTTCAATTTGAACTATACGGAGAAATTGCAGTGCATAAAGAGCTTCGAGTGTATAAGATCACAAATTGTTTACACATGCTGAAATGAAGTCTTGAATCACATATATCGCATTAAAAGGAAAAAGGGTTACATGATGAGGCATTAGCAATTCAGGGACAGTGCGTGATTGGGGGTTTTCTTTCATAGAGTAATCCACAAATTGCAAAGTTCAGATTATTTCCAAAGATGTAAACTAATAAATAGTGAGGACAAATAATTTCACCTCTGTCAAGGGCTGAACACAATTGCAGCACCAGTATTTGGTATGGCATCCCATTGCTCCATACATCTAAGAACACTATTAGTTTGTCCGCACTACCTTTTCTGCAGAGTAGATCAATAACAGTAGGATAGTTAATCGACTAACCGAAGATATGTTTGGGATATAGTATCACTGCGCATAAGTAcccactgtagcactttattcGACAATCACTGAAGTCCATCTTTCCTCTGAAATATGCCATCCCAATTAAAGTGCTTCATACAGAAAAGATGTTATCATGCCTAATAAATTTATTGTAATAGAACTATCAACATTCTAAATATTTCTTAAGCGATTGTTGTTTAGCAGATACTATAACATCTATGAAGCAGATTAGCAGGAAGATTAGACTTTCTAATAACAAAATTCGTGCATGTTGTAGTAACCACCATGTAGTAACTATGAAACAAAGCTGAATTTTCTAGGGGTGAGGATGGGAGTTAGATAAAATTCTGACCCCTCTAGACCTCTGAATCTGACcacaatttatttgattttctagtTTTCCTTCCAGGAGGTGCATGGGCTACGCATTTGTTTTCTAAAATTATGTGAGTAATTCTGAACCACAAATATTAACATTGCAGAACTCACTGAGACACATAGGATGGTTTCAGAAGGAACGATTACTCAAGTGAGAAGAGCCTTCAATCGTGAAGCTCGTAAGTTTGTGCGGCAAGCGAATCAGAACTATAGCCTCCATTGAGGTAAGCAGTTTCGTGATCAATGTAAAATATAAGTAGCAGCTCACAGCACCGAAGGAGTCATAATTCAAAAATCCATAGTGAAACCAAAGAAAAGGGAAATAAGCAAACTGACCAATACAACAACTAATCCATAGACGCAGGATAGCAGGTCACTGAACAATTCCGGTGATCTCGAAGGAAGCATTAAGAAGAGATGCCATCCAAAAAGCATATACTCAGGAGTATTAGCCAATGATTCAGATTAAACATGCATGTAATAAATAGTAGGAGACCTTACCACAGCATCAACCCTATGAGAGAAAAATGTGAAGCAACTGTCTTGCTGCAGGAATTTTGGCTGCATGcatacaacaacaaagccttttagtcccaagcaaattGGGATCATTGTAACTTTAGATGCCAACTCCACGATATGTCCGAAACCTAAATTGACTCAACTCTCCAAAGATGAAGCAAGCAAATCAGTCGGCATTTTAGCCCAGGAGCATTTCCCTTGAAGCAGTGTTAAAATGCACGACATGGATGGGTCATTAATCCAATCAACCTTAGTTGCCTAAGTAGTCAAGGCGAAGGCTTCTAACGGAAAGCCTGACCATAGCATTGCCATACAAATATAAAGATAAGATACCAGGAAAAATAAACGCAATTATTTTTATGCATAGAATTGCTATTCATTACTATTACCTGTGCGAACAGCCATCGTGTAATTCGGACGGACTCAAATATTATACTCTTGCTACTACACTATTTTGAGATCCATATTATTGGAAATAAGTACGAATAAATGTGAGTTAAAGAAAGGAGCACATGAAAAAAATGGAAAAGGATACCCAACATTCAAAGGTGCTGGGTACAGGTAAAATTCCAAATTGTTTATGTGAAGCAACCTTTTGTTTAAAGGAATGAAGGGATAATCGACAACGTAAAATTCAAAGGTGCTGGGTACAGGTAAAATTCCAAATTGTTTATGTGAAGCAACCTTTTGTTTAAAGGAATGAAGGGATAATTGACAACGTAAAAGAGGCAGTAGCAAAATACAGTAGCTGGTCTTTGAGAAATTAGCAGCAGTATATGCTTATGAGGTAGTAGTAGGTGCAGGTGAATGCACCTTTTCACATAACAGGAGGCAGGCAAAATAAATCATAAACAGAAAATTAGAAGTAAAAAATGACCTGAGGAAGAATGAAGGAAGACCAATACTGTATTACTAAATGGGACTATTAAATCTATAGCATGTCCAATTTCGAATAACCTACTTTGGAGACACAACAATCTCCTGGATAGTGAAGATAAGAGCTGAGAGGAAGTTCAGAATCAATTAGCATCAGTAACCTCTGCCCTTTTATTTGAGGACATGGGACACATACTTCGATGCAatgacctccagaggcaccgctgcgtagtggaatcctaagccaggatagtaacgtgaagagaggcagaggaagaccgaagttgacttgggtagaggcaataaaaggagacttgaaaggatgggatatacctaaagacttagccttagataggagtgcttggaaaacagctattcacgtgcctgaaccttgattgcttctgctgggtttcaactctagcctaccccaacattgtttgggacttaaaggctttgttgttgttgttgttgaacacATACTTCCATGCAATCATTTGGTAAACTAAGATGGGTCCACTGCAATTTCTTTGCAGGAAATATATATAGGAACAAAAGCATGGAACATCGCTAATTAAAGAAATTTTCTCAAATATTCATACCACTAATCTTGGGCGAAACCGCAGTACATGGACATTAATCTGCAACAGATAGATGGGAAGCGGGTTCAgtcatgaatgcaagaacaattgtTAGGCAAAGGAAGAGGATGGCAAACTTACCATGTGTTTATGCTTGTTAGGTACATGCTACAACCAAATGAGCTGCTGAACCTGGCACCCAAAAATACAGTAGACATTGCTGAAATCAAAATATGGGTATATCGAATCGACCAAGCAAGTATAAGATCGGACCAAGAACACAGTCGTAGGGACTGTCACGTTGGCGACATACACGAGGCCGAGCAGCCGTAAAGCACGACGGTCGGGGTGAGGCCGGGCATCCGTAGAGCAAGTCGAAGAAGCGGCGCAGATCAGAGCGAGCATCCACGTGCGTGAGGAGGGGGAAGGAGAGAGGTGAAGGTGGGAGGCGGCCGCCGCCAGGGCTTGCTCGTGCGGCTGCGCCGGCCGATCCGGGGGCGGCTCGGGCCGTTGCGCCGTCCCGTGGACGCGCAGCGGCGTCGCGGCAGGGAGGGCGACGTGGGTACGAAGGACGCCATGGGGAGGGAGGGCGACGCGGGAAGGGCGGGCGGAGCGCGAGGGGCGGGGCGGAAGGTGTGGACCGAGGAGACGGAGGGGGAAGGGATGGGGAGGGCATTTTTTTTTTGGCTATTTAGATCACACTATTATAATTCTTCAACTTTGTAGATCTGCCATTACAATTCATCTATTCTGAAActtgccattataattcttcttCTACCTGATACTTGCCATTTTCTACGTCTTCGGGGTGTCTGGGCCCACTGTCAGGCCGTATACATGTACACATCTTCCGTATGGACCAAAACACCCCCTATTGCTTCTCTCCCTCCactcactgacgtgtgggccccacacgtcagaTTCTCATTCAACCTCCAGCAGTCTTCCTCCTTGAGTCTCCTCTTCCTCCACCGTCCAACGAGGGGGAGGGCCGAAGGGGCGGCAGCGGCTGCACAACCGCGCGCGACCATGGTGGCGCAGGGATGCTGCTCAAGCTGTTCGTGGGGCTCATGCTGCTCGGCATGGTGGTGGTGCTGTCCGCGTTCGCCGTGTTCCTGGCATAGCACGCgagggaggtggcggcggccgcgCCCGCCCTGTTCTGGCCGTGCCTCGGGGCGGCGGCTGAGTTGAGCTTGTCGAGGGCCGGCATGAGCGGAGGGCGCGAGGGATGGGCCGGATCtgcgcgacgacggcggcggcggctgctgctgctcgcccgcGCGCCTGCAGGAGCATGGCAAGCAGCCAGCGGCAACGCACGCTCGGGTTAGTAGGGCACGCTCGCGCAACCACGGCAAGCAGCGAGCGGCTACAGCAGGCGGCGGGTTAGCAAGCAGGAGCCGCGGGCCATGGCTGCCGGCGGCGGGGAGAGGCCTGCTCGGAGCGCGCGTGCGGCCATGACCTGGATGGAGCTCCCACGCGGGAGGTCGGGCTCGAAGTGTCCGCCCGCCCCTCCCATCTCGCCGGATGCCGTCCTTCCAGGATGACTGGAGGTTGAACGAGAATCTGACGTGTGGTGTGGGGCCTACACGTCAGTGAGTGGAGGGAGAGAAGCAACAGGGGGTGTTTTGGTCCATACGGAAGATGTGTACACGTATACGGCCTGACGTGGGCCCCAGACACCCGGAAGACGTAGAAAATGGCAAGTATCAGAATAGGTGAATTGTAATGACAGATCTCTAAAGTTGAAGAATTATAATGGCGTGGATCCAAATAACTTTTTTTCCCTCCGTACGAGAGAAGGCGGAAGGGATCCGCGTCATTCATTCCAGAAGTGTGGACGCGTGGACGGTACCGGACGTGAAGGCGTGGAGGGGCAGAACGATCGGAGGTCAGTGGTGGAAGACTGTTGCTGGTACAGGAAACTGAGTTGAGAGGGGGCATGGTATAGGTTAGATTTAGTTTTTAGAGTGGGCCTGGAGCCTGAATGAATGGGCTGCAAAGCTTGAGCTGGGTCGTCTCGTGTCTGTTAATCGTCCGTTATTTTTCCACAAACAACGGGCTGGTTGTAGAACGTGTACGGTGTACTAGCTTAGCTCAGCTGGGAAGCGGTGTGGATTGCTAAATTGCTAAACACTCGCAATTCCtagatttttttaagaaaaaaatgcGACTTTTGTCTACGTAGTGTTGGACGTTGGTGCTTGGCTTGATCAATAAAACACTCGCAAAATGGTGGTCAAAGGAGTACAACGAAAACATGTTGTTAGGAGAGAAAAACATAGTCAATGGCAACATGACATGTCTAGTTGCCCACATTTCCTACATTTTAGTCGACTGAAATCTCTCAAGACTTCAGGCGGCGACGCCTATGCCGAGGCCCGCGTGACGCCAGCACCCGCCCAACATCTTCCGCAACTCTGGTgaccttcttctctttctctccctctcttcctccctaACTCTGGCGACCTTAGAAAAAGGAGGGTTCGGGGGAGGAAGGCCGGCCAGACGGTGGGGACGGTGGCCGTGCGGCTTAGGAGCCctgtggcggtggaggcggcggggCCAGGTGGAGGCGGGGGCGATGATGCATGGCGGAGGCAGGAGGGGAGAGGAAGGAGGCCGCCACGGGCACGGTAGAGTCTCGCCGGAGCTCTGCGGCCGCGGGCGAGGAGTTCCAATGAGACCCTACTGCGCCGCAGTGGGGCGGTAGGCGGCGACGCATTGGGCTCGAGGAAGAAGAAGCTGAGGTCAGCGGTGCCGAATGCGACGACTAGGAGGCTACCGAGGACGAGGCATGCCAGCGGGAGCAGGGGCATCAGCCATGGCCTGCAgctcggagagagagagagagagagagagagagagagagagagagagagagagagagagagagagagagagagagagagagacggaggttgaagatgatagAGAGACGGAGGTTGAACGTTGAAGACGATGTCTCAGCCCTAGGATCTAGGTCGGATGGCTACAAACCATCGCCTGAAAGAATCGGTGTTTTCAGGCTCATGAAATTTAGCGATTCCCTTAGTTGCCTCTAGTTAGTTGAAAAGTGGCATCAATTTATATTATATAGCAAAATCTATTTTTGACCGAATCATAAAGACAATGCCGTTATTATTATTATCTTTGGTAAAGACTCTGCCATTGTTACTGATTATTGTTAAAACCAAATATGATAAAGCACGAGGCAATTACGTGACActtaggccatgtttggttctttagtccaAGGACTAAAGACTAAaacagggactaaactttagtctcctACCTTGTTTGGTTCCAGAGACTAGAGGGGACTAAAGGCATTAAAGCTGCTAAACAAAAACTAAAatacccttcttcttcctctgaaCGTCCACCACCACCCGCTCCTCCGGCTCCTCGTACCCGCCGCCGACCAACACCGCCACGCAACCCCGCGGCATGCAGCCCCCGCCCTTGCAGCTGCCGCTGTCCGGGTCCACCCTTGCAGCCGCCGCCGCATGCTGGATCAGTCGTTTCCGCATCTCTTCCCTGTATTTTTCGAAACTCTTGCGCGGTGGATGCAGGTGGTCACGCCAGAGGAAGACGAGAAGGGGAGGGGTCCAGCCGAGCTTCGCGCCTGCTGGCGCATGGGCGAGCTCCGGCGCCGGTCGGCGAGATCTAGTATCCCCGTCGAGATCCAGTAGCCCCGCCGAGATCCTGCAGCCATGGGAGGCGGAGCGATGAATGGAGCGGGCCATGTGAGGGCACGCGGGGCGAGGCGTGCGCGAGAGCGCGCGAGCGGGCGAGGTGAACTCGTGGTCACAGGCGGGCTCGCAGTCACGTGCGAGCAGCCTGCGCGGCTGGTTGGGGACTACAATTATTGAGGGGCATAGGGTGTCAACTTGGGCCGGTAGTCCAAAAAGTCACCCTTAAGGAACCACAGCCCAAACCCATTTTTGTCCCTCTACTAGTCCATCTATTTGACAAATTGGGACTACATCTAACCAATCAGGGCCTTCAATCATACGGCATTCTCAATTGTTAATAGATAACGACGGCATTACACAACTAATTTCACCTCAACGTGTGGCTAGCCTGACAAAATGTAGTTAAGAACGGGTCATGGATCGGAGAAGTTGTCTATTCTTTTTTAGACAAATTGTTAACTATTTTAATGACATATTCTTTGGCTTATATAATACTGcgcatgaaagaaaacaagcatgCAATAACTTATTATATACTGTATTACTTATATAATACTGGCATACTGCCATGTGACATTAATTTATCTTCTACTTCTAAcacactagtagtagtagtactgtaTCCAAAAAGATGGAAATGCGCAACGTGAACAGAGTACAACTTTAAGTGCAACGCAGTATCCACACCACACAAACAGAATCTAATCCCTGATTACATTAAAGATCGAGGCTAAATTAGCAAATGCAATCACAGCTGGCACAATAGCCATTTTGGTCCCTCTACTATTACTAGAGGCTCAATTTCACCCCTAAATTTTCAAAACGGCCGTTCAGGTCCTCAAATTTTAgttttaggctcaatttcatcctacAACTATGAAGATGATCGTTTCAGTCCTCAAATTTTGTattttgggctcaatttcatccataaCGTATCAAAGTGCATTAAACTTTTATTTTTAACTCAATTTTATCTATTCAAAAAGAAAACTTTATATTTTAGGcacaatttcatccataaattatCAAAATTATAGATTTGTTATTGTTTCAACATATCCATGTATTCTTAAAGAAGTAGTGTTCGATGGAACTATAATTGCTCTACAAATATCATTTAGTCGGATATATATAAATGGTATCAGTATAAAGTAACACTAAAAATAACAGCTTGAATTATTAATGGCCACGTAAGAGCTTttggatgaatattatttttctatatcCAATCGCTGGTGGTGTTGAAGCTAACAAGTGCAACAGTACAGCGTTCCACGTAGAACGTAGACAAAGTTGAgatgaaaataaaagtttaaagaacaaaatacactttgatagtttataaataaaattgagcccaaaatgcaaagtttgaggactaaaacaATCATCTTCATAGTTCttggatgaaattgagcctaaaagtagagtttgaggactaaaacggccgttttaaaagtttagggacGAAACTGAGCCTCGAGTaatagttgagggaccaaaaTGACTATTCTGCCTTCTTCATACATGCATAAGATTGGACAGTAGTGGTCACTAACCACAATTGAGGATGGAAGCAAGCAGTTGGATACACAGGCACACACTATGCTACAGCAATATATGACTAGTACTACTCAGCAAGAGACGGCCCTTAAAGCTGCCCCTGCCCTAGGCTACCGGTGTATACATCACCTTTGCCCCATCGCGATATAGGTAAATCTTCATGCAAGTCTCTGGTCCAGAGAGGCCCAGTAGCTCCTTACAAACCTCATCGACAGCGGCTTTAGGATCAAAGTTTATAGTAATTGATTTGAGCACTCCCGCCCATCCCAGTAGCCGTTTCACAAACATCAAATCACAACCTGCTCCTCTCAATCCACAAACCTTCAGTTCCTGGAGAGAATTCAAGAAGAGCTCCTCACTTTCCCAGTCATGCAGCTGATGGCACACACAATCTGGTGAACAAGCAGCTTGTTCCTGAGATGAGGAGCATAAACATAAGCTCGGCTAACTGCTCAACAAACTTTACAATGGCTACTGACAATAACATTAGAAAGAGGAAACAATTTAGATACATGGCAAATTTGCAGATAAACAGGATTCCTTTCTTTTTTCCCTTCTTTTTATTGAAAAGGAACTCCATTGATAGAAACTATGAACATCGTACATGGATGAGGTCCAAAGTACCCCCAAGATACAGATGACAAAAGCTCTCTACTGGACATTCAGAGAAATGAAGTGGATGAGAGCAAGAGAAGGAAGGCAAACTACAAGTAGCATTCTTTGCAAGGTAAGCTAAAGAGTGAGCTAATCCCTGATTACTGAGCTTTAAAGTTGTGTCCTTTGAAAAGCAAACAGGATGTCCTTTACTCCTTTTAGTGTTAGCCAATTGCAGCAATGAGTTTGTACTGTGTAGAGAAAGAGAGTTACAGAAAAACAAAAACACAAAATTATGCCAATCACAAATAGTGTATAATCAATGAATTTAACTTATTAGGGTTTCAACAGAGCCttgagggtgtgtttggtttggggGTGTCATCCTGATGTTTGGTTCGAGGACAGGTATGACCGAACTGTCCCTAGGAGAGAATATTCCCCTAATTTCTTTTTCCTCTTCCCATCTTCCATTTGGGTAGGCCTGCCTTCCTAGCAGCCACACTCTGCCTGACCCGAAGGAGAAGGCAGCTTGGCGGCCACGCTCCGCCCAACTCCGGAAGAGAAGGCAGCGCGGGGGAGCGCTGGTGGGCGACCTCGACAAGCGACCCTGGCACAAGCTTGGCCACGCCCCAGTGTGGGCAAACTCGCTCGACCCCGGCGAGCGAGCAAGCTCAGTGCCAGCGGTCGGGGCAGCGTGGACTATGGAGGAGGACGGGGTGGCATGGGCATCCCCATCCCTCCAACCAAACACAGAGCAGAGATATCCCCATCTCCTTAACTAAAAGCAAAGATGCAACCATTCCATCCCAAAAAACAGGAATGGATCCATCCCATCCCTCTTCTCcaaaaaccaaacacacccttagtgcCGCACCATGAGAAGTACCATCAGCTTTAATATTAACCCTGTGTAAAGCATACCAAAAGTTTATGCCAGCGAGCAAAATCTGCACCGGCACTTAATTAGGACCCAAAGTACTCATGCAATTTTTCATTGTACTTTTTAGAGTGACACATAACTGCTAGAGTATATGCATACACTATATCATCTAGAAACAAAACATGAAGCAAATTAGAAAACCTAACTCCAGAAGTATCACCATTAGTCAAGCATTAGTGCAGCAAATAAAAACATTCCACCACTTTCCAAACAATCAAAGTATTAAATGGCTGATAAAGAGAAAATAATA
Above is a genomic segment from Miscanthus floridulus cultivar M001 chromosome 3, ASM1932011v1, whole genome shotgun sequence containing:
- the LOC136541596 gene encoding F-box protein At3g49450-like translates to MEAGYFKMSAGAVTVLPDDPLVEILSRVPAKSVCRFKCVSKAWCDLIADPDNRKKLRQPMQGLFVQTSEVSDSEVDNGCISFSYSFTDLTVRSVPLDIDTCFSFLTEMTGIAAFMLHSCNGLILFRQHQESSEGYIVCNPTTRQWSAVPACGSCEGIIHTYLAFDPAVSSHFHLVQFQMPDVHFPMPCMHEDVVLLHVYSSETGTWSQNQIDEQKEQGQLEGWHHQFTLDAVYQCAFVNSFLHLIVWGSDGKHILAVDVQGKARRMITMLRMADESQRHSITCYLGQSQGHLHCVTIDSADKNNDKLSTWVLQDYDTQEWVLKSTVNSLDVFGETRVTPEYQVVDIHQDCNVLFFLQQLTCELIAYNMDRKEVSVIATFKDYKFRGDFACYVPYFSESPALTNKH